In the Vitis vinifera cultivar Pinot Noir 40024 chromosome 2, ASM3070453v1 genome, one interval contains:
- the LOC100254803 gene encoding uncharacterized protein LOC100254803 isoform X3 — MSSDTAKENASVVDSSVTDWKHDMGNFDDPESSSYKANEDGYPSGPEEQRHSHTGMLNSSANKKGKLYSTRYFIIKSLNHHNIQLSMEKGIWATQVMNEPILEEAFHNSGKVILIFSVNMSGFFQGYAQMMSSVGWRRDNVWSQGSGGNNPWGRSFKVKWLRLHDLPFQKTLHLKNPLNDYKPVKISRDCQELSQEIGEALCELLDGKTDVGDNLRKNDFSGDDLPPRRPFMEPSCSLPGEEYNLSSMHMTWTSMLYPSLLYQHKAEANRFHLAHQRSTGPFLPENLPISSGPSKVTRVKHPRISGNFTSVQVDHDMSSGFDVWNMSAERSPLASTLTEDDILEMVTWPDEKCKCHLGFWMKVVAKLCDG; from the exons ATGTCTTCCGATACTGCAAAGGAAAATGCATCTGTAGTTGATTCATCAGTGACTGATTGGAAACATGATATGGGGAATTTTGATGATCCAG AAAGCTCAAGCTACAAAGCAAATGAGGATGGCTATCCATCTGGGCCAGAAGAACAGCGGCATTCTCACACTGGAATGCTAAATTCAAGTGCAAATAAAAAGGGTAAATTGTATAGTACAAGATATTTCATCATTAAGAGTTTGAACCATCATAATATCCAATTATCGATGGAGAAAGGAATTTGGGCTACTCAAGTCATGAATGAACCAATTTTGGAAGAAGCTTTTCAT AATTCTGGTAAAGTGATTCTAATATTCAGTGTCAACATGAGTGGTTTCTTCCAAGGGTATGCCCAAATGATGTCTTCTGTTGGATGGAGACGGGACAATGTATGGAGTCAAGGAAGTGGTGGAAATAATCCTTGGGGACGCAGTTTTAAGGTCAAATGGCTGCGATTACATGATTTGCCTTTCCAAAAAACGCTGCATCTCAAGAATCCACTGAATGACTACAAACCTGTCAAGATCAGTAGGGACTGCCag GAGTTATCTCAAGAAATTGGAGAAGCTCTTTGTGAGCTCCTTGATGGAAAGACTGATGTGGGTGACAATCTAAGAAA GAATGACTTTTCTGGTGATGATCTTCCTCCAAGAAGGCCTTTTATGGAGCCTTCATGTTCTTTACCAGGTGAAGAGTATAACCTGTCTTCGATGCATATGACATGGACATCCATGCTTTATCCTTCCTTGCTCTACCAACATAAAGCTGAAGCAAATAGATTCCATTTAGCACACCAGAGATCAACCGGACCATTTCTTCCTGAAAATTTGCCTATCTCTTCTGGGCCATCGAAAGTTACAAGGGTGAAACATCCTCGGATTAGTGGTAACTTCACTAGTGTACAAGTGGATCATGATATGTCTTCTGGTTTTGATGTTTGGAATATGTCAGCTGAGAGAAGCCCTCTTGCAAGTACACTGACTGAGGATGATATTCTTGAAATG GTGACGTGGCCAGATGAGAAATGTAAATGCCATCTTGGGTTTTGGATGAAAGTTGTTGCCAAACTATGTGACGGTTGA
- the LOC100254803 gene encoding uncharacterized protein LOC100254803 isoform X4 has product MSSDTAKENASVVDSSVTDWKHDMGNFDDPESSSYKANEDGYPSGPEEQRHSHTGMLNSSANKKGKLYSTRYFIIKSLNHHNIQLSMEKGIWATQVMNEPILEEAFHNSGKVILIFSVNMSGFFQGYAQMMSSVGWRRDNVWSQGSGGNNPWGRSFKVKWLRLHDLPFQKTLHLKNPLNDYKPVKISRDCQELSQEIGEALCELLDGKTDVGDNLRKNDFSGDDLPPRRPFMEPSCSLPGEEYNLSSMHMTWTSMLYPSLLYQHKAEANRFHLAHQRSTGPFLPENLPISSGPSKVTRVKHPRISGNFTSVQVDHDMSSGFDVWNMSAERSPLASTLTEDDILEMFCQGKLSLICGFILESQYFI; this is encoded by the exons ATGTCTTCCGATACTGCAAAGGAAAATGCATCTGTAGTTGATTCATCAGTGACTGATTGGAAACATGATATGGGGAATTTTGATGATCCAG AAAGCTCAAGCTACAAAGCAAATGAGGATGGCTATCCATCTGGGCCAGAAGAACAGCGGCATTCTCACACTGGAATGCTAAATTCAAGTGCAAATAAAAAGGGTAAATTGTATAGTACAAGATATTTCATCATTAAGAGTTTGAACCATCATAATATCCAATTATCGATGGAGAAAGGAATTTGGGCTACTCAAGTCATGAATGAACCAATTTTGGAAGAAGCTTTTCAT AATTCTGGTAAAGTGATTCTAATATTCAGTGTCAACATGAGTGGTTTCTTCCAAGGGTATGCCCAAATGATGTCTTCTGTTGGATGGAGACGGGACAATGTATGGAGTCAAGGAAGTGGTGGAAATAATCCTTGGGGACGCAGTTTTAAGGTCAAATGGCTGCGATTACATGATTTGCCTTTCCAAAAAACGCTGCATCTCAAGAATCCACTGAATGACTACAAACCTGTCAAGATCAGTAGGGACTGCCag GAGTTATCTCAAGAAATTGGAGAAGCTCTTTGTGAGCTCCTTGATGGAAAGACTGATGTGGGTGACAATCTAAGAAA GAATGACTTTTCTGGTGATGATCTTCCTCCAAGAAGGCCTTTTATGGAGCCTTCATGTTCTTTACCAGGTGAAGAGTATAACCTGTCTTCGATGCATATGACATGGACATCCATGCTTTATCCTTCCTTGCTCTACCAACATAAAGCTGAAGCAAATAGATTCCATTTAGCACACCAGAGATCAACCGGACCATTTCTTCCTGAAAATTTGCCTATCTCTTCTGGGCCATCGAAAGTTACAAGGGTGAAACATCCTCGGATTAGTGGTAACTTCACTAGTGTACAAGTGGATCATGATATGTCTTCTGGTTTTGATGTTTGGAATATGTCAGCTGAGAGAAGCCCTCTTGCAAGTACACTGACTGAGGATGATATTCTTGAAATG TTCTGTCAAGGGAAGCTTTCATTGATCTGTGGTTTCATTCTTGAATCTCAATATT TCATATGA
- the LOC100254803 gene encoding uncharacterized protein LOC100254803 isoform X2, producing the protein MSSDTAKENASVVDSSVTDWKHDMGNFDDPESSSYKANEDGYPSGPEEQRHSHTGMLNSSANKKGKLYSTRYFIIKSLNHHNIQLSMEKGIWATQVMNEPILEEAFHNSGKVILIFSVNMSGFFQGYAQMMSSVGWRRDNVWSQGSGGNNPWGRSFKVKWLRLHDLPFQKTLHLKNPLNDYKPVKISRDCQELSQEIGEALCELLDGKTDVGDNLRKNDFSGDDLPPRRPFMEPSCSLPGEEYNLSSMHMTWTSMLYPSLLYQHKAEANRFHLAHQRSTGPFLPENLPISSGPSKVTRVKHPRISGNFTSVQVDHDMSSGFDVWNMSAERSPLASTLTEDDILEMSYEEYLEAHSRSNKKLSQPAAGPLRKIQESTNKEHSDSYSRPVADRCHSRKRTHHSSSK; encoded by the exons ATGTCTTCCGATACTGCAAAGGAAAATGCATCTGTAGTTGATTCATCAGTGACTGATTGGAAACATGATATGGGGAATTTTGATGATCCAG AAAGCTCAAGCTACAAAGCAAATGAGGATGGCTATCCATCTGGGCCAGAAGAACAGCGGCATTCTCACACTGGAATGCTAAATTCAAGTGCAAATAAAAAGGGTAAATTGTATAGTACAAGATATTTCATCATTAAGAGTTTGAACCATCATAATATCCAATTATCGATGGAGAAAGGAATTTGGGCTACTCAAGTCATGAATGAACCAATTTTGGAAGAAGCTTTTCAT AATTCTGGTAAAGTGATTCTAATATTCAGTGTCAACATGAGTGGTTTCTTCCAAGGGTATGCCCAAATGATGTCTTCTGTTGGATGGAGACGGGACAATGTATGGAGTCAAGGAAGTGGTGGAAATAATCCTTGGGGACGCAGTTTTAAGGTCAAATGGCTGCGATTACATGATTTGCCTTTCCAAAAAACGCTGCATCTCAAGAATCCACTGAATGACTACAAACCTGTCAAGATCAGTAGGGACTGCCag GAGTTATCTCAAGAAATTGGAGAAGCTCTTTGTGAGCTCCTTGATGGAAAGACTGATGTGGGTGACAATCTAAGAAA GAATGACTTTTCTGGTGATGATCTTCCTCCAAGAAGGCCTTTTATGGAGCCTTCATGTTCTTTACCAGGTGAAGAGTATAACCTGTCTTCGATGCATATGACATGGACATCCATGCTTTATCCTTCCTTGCTCTACCAACATAAAGCTGAAGCAAATAGATTCCATTTAGCACACCAGAGATCAACCGGACCATTTCTTCCTGAAAATTTGCCTATCTCTTCTGGGCCATCGAAAGTTACAAGGGTGAAACATCCTCGGATTAGTGGTAACTTCACTAGTGTACAAGTGGATCATGATATGTCTTCTGGTTTTGATGTTTGGAATATGTCAGCTGAGAGAAGCCCTCTTGCAAGTACACTGACTGAGGATGATATTCTTGAAATG TCATATGAAGAATACCTAGAGGCTCATAGCAGAAGCAACAAAAAGTTATCCCAACCT
- the LOC100254803 gene encoding uncharacterized protein LOC100254803 isoform X1 has protein sequence MSSDTAKENASVVDSSVTDWKHDMGNFDDPESSSYKANEDGYPSGPEEQRHSHTGMLNSSANKKGKLYSTRYFIIKSLNHHNIQLSMEKGIWATQVMNEPILEEAFHNSGKVILIFSVNMSGFFQGYAQMMSSVGWRRDNVWSQGSGGNNPWGRSFKVKWLRLHDLPFQKTLHLKNPLNDYKPVKISRDCQELSQEIGEALCELLDGKTDVGDNLRKNDFSGDDLPPRRPFMEPSCSLPGEEYNLSSMHMTWTSMLYPSLLYQHKAEANRFHLAHQRSTGPFLPENLPISSGPSKVTRVKHPRISGNFTSVQVDHDMSSGFDVWNMSAERSPLASTLTEDDILEMFCQGKLSLICGFILESQYCKKSYEEYLEAHSRSNKKLSQPAAGPLRKIQESTNKEHSDSYSRPVADRCHSRKRTHHSSSK, from the exons ATGTCTTCCGATACTGCAAAGGAAAATGCATCTGTAGTTGATTCATCAGTGACTGATTGGAAACATGATATGGGGAATTTTGATGATCCAG AAAGCTCAAGCTACAAAGCAAATGAGGATGGCTATCCATCTGGGCCAGAAGAACAGCGGCATTCTCACACTGGAATGCTAAATTCAAGTGCAAATAAAAAGGGTAAATTGTATAGTACAAGATATTTCATCATTAAGAGTTTGAACCATCATAATATCCAATTATCGATGGAGAAAGGAATTTGGGCTACTCAAGTCATGAATGAACCAATTTTGGAAGAAGCTTTTCAT AATTCTGGTAAAGTGATTCTAATATTCAGTGTCAACATGAGTGGTTTCTTCCAAGGGTATGCCCAAATGATGTCTTCTGTTGGATGGAGACGGGACAATGTATGGAGTCAAGGAAGTGGTGGAAATAATCCTTGGGGACGCAGTTTTAAGGTCAAATGGCTGCGATTACATGATTTGCCTTTCCAAAAAACGCTGCATCTCAAGAATCCACTGAATGACTACAAACCTGTCAAGATCAGTAGGGACTGCCag GAGTTATCTCAAGAAATTGGAGAAGCTCTTTGTGAGCTCCTTGATGGAAAGACTGATGTGGGTGACAATCTAAGAAA GAATGACTTTTCTGGTGATGATCTTCCTCCAAGAAGGCCTTTTATGGAGCCTTCATGTTCTTTACCAGGTGAAGAGTATAACCTGTCTTCGATGCATATGACATGGACATCCATGCTTTATCCTTCCTTGCTCTACCAACATAAAGCTGAAGCAAATAGATTCCATTTAGCACACCAGAGATCAACCGGACCATTTCTTCCTGAAAATTTGCCTATCTCTTCTGGGCCATCGAAAGTTACAAGGGTGAAACATCCTCGGATTAGTGGTAACTTCACTAGTGTACAAGTGGATCATGATATGTCTTCTGGTTTTGATGTTTGGAATATGTCAGCTGAGAGAAGCCCTCTTGCAAGTACACTGACTGAGGATGATATTCTTGAAATG TTCTGTCAAGGGAAGCTTTCATTGATCTGTGGTTTCATTCTTGAATCTCAATATTGTAAGAAA TCATATGAAGAATACCTAGAGGCTCATAGCAGAAGCAACAAAAAGTTATCCCAACCT
- the LOC109124256 gene encoding transcription factor bHLH36: protein MMHRYVERQRRQEMAVLYASLRSLVPNEYLKVTRSVPDHIYETVNYIRHLQDKIQELSDKRDCLKKLSNTSNNVAPDCPTSCLECSCVTVEPCWAGVEVLVSTGFTQGLPLSRVLSVLTSEDLSIVSCSSTKVNGMLLHSTESEVNDGAGASIYLSYSRN, encoded by the exons atgaTGCATAGATATGTGGAACGACAAAGAAGGCAAGAGATGGCTGTGCTTTATGCATCACTCCGATCACTGGTCCCCAATGAATATCTGAAG GTAACGCGATCAGTACCCGATCACATATACGAGACAGTGAATTACATTAGGCATTTACAGGATAAGATCCAAGAGCTGAGTGACAAGAGAGACTGCCTAAAAAAATTGTCCAATACTTCAAACAATGTCGCCCCAGATTGCCCGACAAGCTGCCTGGAATGCTCGTGTGTGACAGTGGAGCCATGCTGGGCCGGAGTGGAGGTTCTGGTTAGTACTGGCTTCACTCAAGGGCTCCCGCTTTCGAGGGTGCTCAGTGTTCTAACTAGTGAAGATCTGAGCATTGTTAGCTGCAGCTCCACTAAAGTGAATGGAATGTTGCTTCACAGTACTGAGTCTGAG GTGAATGATGGCGCAGGAGCATCGATTTATCTGAGCTACAGCAGAAATTAG